A stretch of Phytoactinopolyspora mesophila DNA encodes these proteins:
- a CDS encoding ubiquitin-like small modifier protein 1, with product MSVAVRVPTILRTYTKGEADVSVDVADDAVLADVVEALDAAYPGIKARILDDTGEIRRFVNVYVNDDDVRFASGLKTPTPSGTKVAVIPAVAGG from the coding sequence ATGAGTGTTGCTGTTCGAGTCCCCACGATTCTGCGTACCTACACGAAGGGTGAGGCAGACGTCTCTGTCGACGTGGCAGATGATGCCGTGCTGGCCGATGTGGTCGAGGCCCTCGATGCCGCTTACCCGGGAATCAAGGCGCGGATTCTCGACGACACGGGGGAGATCCGGCGTTTCGTCAACGTCTATGTCAATGACGATGACGTGCGCTTCGCTTCGGGGCTGAAGACGCCGACGCCGTCCGGGACCAAGGTCGCCGTTATTCCTGCCGTCGCCGGCGGCTGA
- the thrC gene encoding threonine synthase has product MTITETPVAGKARADGPDLGRATHLSCRECAATVELGPHYACMECFGPLEVAYNYGTVTRERIESGPKSIWRYRDLLPVPENVASIPNTEPGFTPLLRADNLGRELGLKALWVKNDAANPTHSFKDRVVAVALAAARELGFTVLACPSTGNLANAVAAAAARAGIRSFVFIPSDLEQQKVITSAVYGTTLVAVEGNYDDVNRLASELAGQHEDWAFVNVNVRPYYAEGSKTLGYETAEQLGWRLPQQVVIPVASGAQLVKVDKAFHELVKLGLVEGEQPAIFGAQATGCSPVSTAFREGHDVVRPVRPDTIAKSLAIGNPADGPYVLDVSRRTGGAVADVSDDEVVEGIRLLARTEGIFAETAGGVTVAVLAKLLREGKLDPDAETVIFNTGEGLKTLDAVAPVVGPAGTIAPTTEAFHTLVPEA; this is encoded by the coding sequence CATTACGCGTGTATGGAGTGCTTCGGGCCGCTGGAAGTTGCCTACAACTACGGCACCGTGACGCGCGAGCGAATTGAATCCGGACCAAAGTCGATCTGGCGGTACCGGGATCTGCTACCCGTGCCGGAAAACGTGGCGAGCATCCCGAACACCGAGCCGGGCTTCACGCCACTCTTGCGAGCTGACAATCTCGGGCGTGAGCTCGGCCTGAAGGCGCTCTGGGTGAAGAACGACGCCGCCAATCCCACCCACTCCTTCAAGGACAGGGTCGTGGCCGTGGCGCTGGCCGCAGCGCGTGAGCTGGGCTTCACGGTGCTCGCCTGTCCGTCCACCGGAAACCTGGCGAACGCCGTTGCTGCCGCCGCTGCCCGCGCCGGGATCCGCAGCTTTGTGTTCATTCCGAGCGACCTCGAGCAGCAGAAGGTCATCACCAGCGCCGTTTACGGCACCACTCTCGTGGCGGTTGAGGGCAACTACGACGACGTCAATCGGCTTGCGTCGGAGCTGGCCGGTCAGCACGAAGACTGGGCGTTCGTGAACGTCAACGTCCGTCCGTACTACGCCGAGGGGTCGAAGACGCTCGGATATGAGACCGCCGAGCAGCTGGGTTGGCGCTTGCCGCAGCAGGTCGTCATCCCGGTGGCCAGCGGGGCGCAGCTGGTCAAGGTCGACAAAGCTTTCCACGAGTTGGTGAAACTCGGCCTGGTCGAGGGCGAGCAACCGGCCATCTTCGGCGCGCAGGCCACCGGATGCTCGCCGGTCTCGACGGCATTCCGCGAGGGCCACGACGTCGTCCGGCCCGTTCGGCCCGACACCATCGCGAAATCGCTGGCGATCGGCAATCCTGCCGACGGTCCGTACGTCCTGGACGTGAGCCGGCGCACCGGCGGAGCTGTCGCCGATGTCTCCGACGACGAGGTCGTGGAGGGTATTCGCCTGCTGGCGCGCACCGAAGGGATCTTCGCCGAGACCGCGGGTGGTGTCACCGTCGCGGTCCTCGCCAAGCTGCTGCGCGAGGGCAAACTCGACCCGGACGCCGAAACGGTTATCTTCAATACCGGAGAGGGCTTGAAGACCCTCGACGCGGTCGCGCCCGTGGTCGGGCCGGCCGGCACCATCGCACCGACTACCGAGGCGTTCCACACCCTCGTCCCGGAGGCATAG